ACCTTTGGTTTGGCTATGCTTAGTTGCATTTGTATGAATTATATAATTTATGTTAAACACGCTCTAGTTTTCAGCATCTCTGACAGGTTTCGGTTATCTCAAAATATTACCTTAGATAATTTTTCAGAGTTCTTAAAGATCATATGCAGGGAAAGCGATAAGTGAGAATATATAGATATCGTTTCTCGTTGGTCCACATGAAAGAAAAGGTATATAAATTTCCCCTCTTCATTATTTCTTTGCACATATGCTTCTCTTCCAGCACTTAAGACAGGTTGCTGCTATCTATGGAACTGGAAACCAATCTTTCGATCACTAAATCGTTGTCAGCTTCATCTCGCCATAGGTGAATACTCCAAAGACGGTTCAGTTCTGTGGCTGTCCGGTTTTCTTGCTTAAACACCCGGTTTTATTGCCTATTTCCGTGAAATCTCTTGATATCTAGCTAGAATGCTGAATGATGATGAGTTAAATTGGTAGAAGAAATTATATTATTTCAACCCTATTTCAAGAATAGCTAGAATTACTGAAAGTTTTGTTTTTGTTTCCTTTGTAAAACCATTTGGATCTGTAAATATTTCTTTACAGTTTATTAATTTAAACTATTGATAAGTTAAAGTTTATGCTGGGGAGAAAATCATTGTGACTAATATTTATTTGAACAAATAACACGAATTGCAACAGATAATAGGCCAGCTCGAAAGCGCGATAATCATATCTTCATTCAAAAAGCCTACACACTTTTGTAAACCCTACACACTTTTGTAAATATTTCAATATTTTCAATTGGTTTAGGTGCCCTGCTTCAGTTCGATATGATATGTCCATTTTTTAATAAATAAAATTATGTGTTTTGACACATAGAACCATTTGGGTTTCAACATCTCCGATCATTTGGGAGTTTTAGTTTTAAATTTACAACTTTCGCAATTTTCAAAGAAGCTTAAACGCAAGTGGGGTTTGTTAAGTCATATGCCAACATAACTAATTCAACTATTCTAACTTATCATCCTCTATATCAAGTATAAAGTTTAACTACTCCACATGCATGGTTCCTTCGACAAAAACCTTTTAAAGTTTTTTACCTCAAGATTTTTATACCAAATTAGACAGGGTTTTGTTCTCCAAATCTGGAAAGGTCTATGTTCGTTTGGTGGATTAGGAAGGTTAAATGCATGGATCCATAAAGAATATCCTTTGTGTAATGGAGTTATATAACACTCAAAAGGATACCTTTAGCAAGTACAATTGCGATAATGACCTTATCACAACCACTTTATGTCCCACATGCATGCAATATATATACACACTCAGTCATTGCTCTTAAACCTCACCAAACTATTCATTCTTTCATCCCAAGAAACTCAAATAGCCCTAACTTCCTGTACAAGAAACCTATAAACCCTTCAAAAATAGAAAGAAAATGAAGTCTGGTCAGGCTGAAATCGCTGAAACAAGCAAAGGTATCCAAAAGAGAGGTTTGATGAGCAGAAAAATTGCGATTTTCGAGTTTATCCTAAGGATCATCGCCTTTTTCAACACCATAAGTAGTGCAATCCTCATGGCAACCACAAATGAAACTCTGCCTTTCTTTACTCAGTTCATACGGTTCCATGCAGATTACAACGATCTTCCAGCTTTAACGTATGTGATTTTGATTCTTTTTACACTCCTTTTACCTCTTTTCCATATTAATTCTTAAAGAGTGTTTTTTTTTATTATTTTGGTTTGAATGAATAATCAGGTTCTTTGTGGTTGCAAATGCTGTTGTAAGTGGCTACCTAATCTTGACTCTACCTTTAGCATTTGTCCACATCGTCAAGAAAAAGACAGAGAACAGTAGAATACTTCTTATCATTCTTGATGTGGTAAGCCATCAGCAAACTAAACTTGTTCTGTCTCATAAGGGATGTCTCTTCTCGTTAGCTTATGATTGATTCTTCCTCATGTTTTAGGCAATGGTAGGTCTTCTAGCTTCTGGAGCAGCCTCAGCAGCGGCTATTGTCTACTTGGCACACAAAGGGAACAATAACACAAACTGGTTCCCTGTTTGTCAGCAATTCAACTCCTTCTGTGAGCGTATCTCAGGGTCTTTGATTGGATCTTTCATCGCCGTTGCCCTCCTTATTTTTCTCATTATCCTATCGGCTATTGCCCTTTCTCGACGCCATTGAAGATATGATCTTAACTTGAAGGGTTTTGCTTTTCATCTGATTTAAGATATACATGGTTTGGTATGTAAAGTGTGAGCTCGAGCTTTCAGTGTGTGTGTCCTATGCATTTGTGGTTGTTCTTTTCTCATCTCCACTGTGATGTATGTAACGGTTTATTTTGTCAAAATTTGTGTGTGTTTTAACCATCAATTCAATATCTTATTCTCCTTTTCATCTATGCTAAATCTAGAATCATGAAATCAACATAATAGATGGTGACAAGACAAAAAAAAAGCTATGTTTTATTACGTCAACAGGTTACATATATGTTACACAATGATGTTAAAGAATCTAATCATTGTGTAATATATCATTGTAGGCTATTCCATTCCGGTTAACCGGTATGAATTTAATTTTAATCTGGTTAATGTTTCAAAAGATAATGTTGCAGCAGCAAAAACGTAAGAGAAGTTTCATGAATACGTGTGTAAGTAGACGAGTGTTGATTTGCCTAACGGCAATTTTAAGACAGGTAAATCTTGTACCGTAGCTGCTCTTGTTGGTGGTGGAACACTAGTGTCTGTTTCTCTCAGTTGCTGCATTACTCACTTGAAGTTGACTTTTCAAGAGATTGATCCGTCACTACTCAACCCTGTGTTAAGTTTAGTCCTTCCACAATTGATTGCTCTGTTTATCCAAAGTTGTTTTTTGCACAATTGTTTCTCTCTACGTTTTCTTTTCGCGAGATCTTGTTAGTTGGTTGGTTGTTTGTTGCCAGATTAACTTCTCAATAATAATACCTTATGTTTTGCCTTTTGTGGTTAACATGGCTGTTATGTTGTTTGGTCTCTTTTCCTTTGTTGACTTGTAGTTGGGAGCTTGATTACTAAGAGATGATATGACTGCCACCAGAAAGTTAGTTTAGACTACACTTACAAATAATCT
The DNA window shown above is from Brassica oleracea var. oleracea cultivar TO1000 chromosome C3, BOL, whole genome shotgun sequence and carries:
- the LOC106334215 gene encoding casparian strip membrane protein 5, with product MKSGQAEIAETSKGIQKRGLMSRKIAIFEFILRIIAFFNTISSAILMATTNETLPFFTQFIRFHADYNDLPALTFFVVANAVVSGYLILTLPLAFVHIVKKKTENSRILLIILDVAMVGLLASGAASAAAIVYLAHKGNNNTNWFPVCQQFNSFCERISGSLIGSFIAVALLIFLIILSAIALSRRH